A region of Solea solea chromosome 7, fSolSol10.1, whole genome shotgun sequence DNA encodes the following proteins:
- the sh3bgr gene encoding SH3 domain-binding glutamic acid-rich protein isoform X10, which produces MVIKVFLATSSGSTAIKKKQQDVVGFLEALKVDYTELDIAGNEDNRMWMRQNVPEEKKPANGIPLPPQIFNEESYCGDYETFFNAKEDNSVYAFLGLPPPPGSKEAQQADKVHIVENGNHAKDMNAEGNQDDSTEVPVEERNGNAHGEEEQAEAADDAEEVAEEEIADDEAKEGDEAPAEEEEEEKTVEQAHGDEVEEEEEEEEVEEEEEQGEADDDDREEEELRQLEEEEEGEVQEEEEAE; this is translated from the exons ATGGTGATCAAAGTGTTCCTCGCGACTTCGTCGGGCTCCACCGCG ATCAAGAAGAAGCAACAAGATGTGGTTGGCTTCCTGGAGGCTCTTAAAGTGGACTACACTGAGTTGGACATCGCCGGCAATGAGGATAACCGCATGTGGATGAGGCAGAACGTTCCAGAGGAGAAGAAGCCTGCCAACGGCATCCCACTGCCCCCTCAGATCTTCAATGAGGAGAGCTACTGTGGG GACTACGAGACATTCTTCAATGCCAAGGAGGATAACTCAGTGTATGCTTTCCTGgggctgcctcctcctcctggctCAAAG GAAGCACAACAGGCTGATAAGGTGCACATTGTGGAGAACGGGAACCATGCCAAGGATATGAATGCAGAGGGAAACCAAGATGACTCGACA GAGGTTCCAGTGGAGGAGCGCAATGGGAATGCACacggagaggaggagcaggcagAGGCAGCAGATGATGCTGAGGAGGTAGCGGAAGAAGAAATTGCAGATGATGAAGCCAAAGAAGGAGATGAGGCTcctgcagaagaggaggaggaggagaagacagtGGAA CAGGCCCATGGAGAtgaggtagaggaggaggaggaggaggaggaggtggaggaagaggaagaacag GGCGAAGCTGATGATGACGACAGG GAGGAAGAAGAGCTACGGCAGCTTGAG gaagaagaagagggtgaaGTACAAGAG GAAGAAGAGGCAGAGTAG
- the sh3bgr gene encoding SH3 domain-binding glutamic acid-rich protein isoform X7, translating into MVIKVFLATSSGSTAIKKKQQDVVGFLEALKVDYTELDIAGNEDNRMWMRQNVPEEKKPANGIPLPPQIFNEESYCGDYETFFNAKEDNSVYAFLGLPPPPGSKEAQQADKVHIVENGNHAKDMNAEGNQDDSTEVPVEERNGNAHGEEEQAEAADDAEEVAEEEIADDEAKEGDEAPAEEEEEEKTVEQAHGDEVEEEEEEEEVEEEEEQGEADDDDREEEELRQLEEEEEEEEAEEEELEETQEEEAE; encoded by the exons ATGGTGATCAAAGTGTTCCTCGCGACTTCGTCGGGCTCCACCGCG ATCAAGAAGAAGCAACAAGATGTGGTTGGCTTCCTGGAGGCTCTTAAAGTGGACTACACTGAGTTGGACATCGCCGGCAATGAGGATAACCGCATGTGGATGAGGCAGAACGTTCCAGAGGAGAAGAAGCCTGCCAACGGCATCCCACTGCCCCCTCAGATCTTCAATGAGGAGAGCTACTGTGGG GACTACGAGACATTCTTCAATGCCAAGGAGGATAACTCAGTGTATGCTTTCCTGgggctgcctcctcctcctggctCAAAG GAAGCACAACAGGCTGATAAGGTGCACATTGTGGAGAACGGGAACCATGCCAAGGATATGAATGCAGAGGGAAACCAAGATGACTCGACA GAGGTTCCAGTGGAGGAGCGCAATGGGAATGCACacggagaggaggagcaggcagAGGCAGCAGATGATGCTGAGGAGGTAGCGGAAGAAGAAATTGCAGATGATGAAGCCAAAGAAGGAGATGAGGCTcctgcagaagaggaggaggaggagaagacagtGGAA CAGGCCCATGGAGAtgaggtagaggaggaggaggaggaggaggaggtggaggaagaggaagaacag GGCGAAGCTGATGATGACGACAGG GAGGAAGAAGAGCTACGGCAGCTTGAG gaagaagaagaagaagaagaagcagaagaagaagagttggaaGAAACACAG GAAGAAGAGGCAGAGTAG
- the sh3bgr gene encoding SH3 domain-binding glutamic acid-rich protein isoform X1: MVIKVFLATSSGSTAIKKKQQDVVGFLEALKVDYTELDIAGNEDNRMWMRQNVPEEKKPANGIPLPPQIFNEESYCGDYETFFNAKEDNSVYAFLGLPPPPGSKEAQQADKVHIVENGNHAKDMNAEGNQDDSTEVPVEERNGNAHGEEEQAEAADDAEEVAEEEIADDEAKEGDEAPAEEEEEEKTVEQAHGDEVEEEEEEEEVEEEEEQGEADDDDREEEDLQSEEEEELRQLEEEEEGEVQEEEEEEEEAEEEELEETQEEEAE, encoded by the exons ATGGTGATCAAAGTGTTCCTCGCGACTTCGTCGGGCTCCACCGCG ATCAAGAAGAAGCAACAAGATGTGGTTGGCTTCCTGGAGGCTCTTAAAGTGGACTACACTGAGTTGGACATCGCCGGCAATGAGGATAACCGCATGTGGATGAGGCAGAACGTTCCAGAGGAGAAGAAGCCTGCCAACGGCATCCCACTGCCCCCTCAGATCTTCAATGAGGAGAGCTACTGTGGG GACTACGAGACATTCTTCAATGCCAAGGAGGATAACTCAGTGTATGCTTTCCTGgggctgcctcctcctcctggctCAAAG GAAGCACAACAGGCTGATAAGGTGCACATTGTGGAGAACGGGAACCATGCCAAGGATATGAATGCAGAGGGAAACCAAGATGACTCGACA GAGGTTCCAGTGGAGGAGCGCAATGGGAATGCACacggagaggaggagcaggcagAGGCAGCAGATGATGCTGAGGAGGTAGCGGAAGAAGAAATTGCAGATGATGAAGCCAAAGAAGGAGATGAGGCTcctgcagaagaggaggaggaggagaagacagtGGAA CAGGCCCATGGAGAtgaggtagaggaggaggaggaggaggaggaggtggaggaagaggaagaacag GGCGAAGCTGATGATGACGACAGG GAGGAAGAGGATTTGCAGTCAGAG GAGGAAGAAGAGCTACGGCAGCTTGAG gaagaagaagagggtgaaGTACAAGAG gaagaagaagaagaagaagaagcagaagaagaagagttggaaGAAACACAG GAAGAAGAGGCAGAGTAG
- the sh3bgr gene encoding SH3 domain-binding glutamic acid-rich protein isoform X11, producing MVIKVFLATSSGSTAIKKKQQDVVGFLEALKVDYTELDIAGNEDNRMWMRQNVPEEKKPANGIPLPPQIFNEESYCGDYETFFNAKEDNSVYAFLGLPPPPGSKEAQQADKVHIVENGNHAKDMNAEGNQDDSTEVPVEERNGNAHGEEEQAEAADDAEEVAEEEIADDEAKEGDEAPAEEEEEEKTVEQAHGDEVEEEEEEEEVEEEEEQEEEELRQLEEEEEEEEAEEEELEETQEEEAE from the exons ATGGTGATCAAAGTGTTCCTCGCGACTTCGTCGGGCTCCACCGCG ATCAAGAAGAAGCAACAAGATGTGGTTGGCTTCCTGGAGGCTCTTAAAGTGGACTACACTGAGTTGGACATCGCCGGCAATGAGGATAACCGCATGTGGATGAGGCAGAACGTTCCAGAGGAGAAGAAGCCTGCCAACGGCATCCCACTGCCCCCTCAGATCTTCAATGAGGAGAGCTACTGTGGG GACTACGAGACATTCTTCAATGCCAAGGAGGATAACTCAGTGTATGCTTTCCTGgggctgcctcctcctcctggctCAAAG GAAGCACAACAGGCTGATAAGGTGCACATTGTGGAGAACGGGAACCATGCCAAGGATATGAATGCAGAGGGAAACCAAGATGACTCGACA GAGGTTCCAGTGGAGGAGCGCAATGGGAATGCACacggagaggaggagcaggcagAGGCAGCAGATGATGCTGAGGAGGTAGCGGAAGAAGAAATTGCAGATGATGAAGCCAAAGAAGGAGATGAGGCTcctgcagaagaggaggaggaggagaagacagtGGAA CAGGCCCATGGAGAtgaggtagaggaggaggaggaggaggaggaggtggaggaagaggaagaacag GAGGAAGAAGAGCTACGGCAGCTTGAG gaagaagaagaagaagaagaagcagaagaagaagagttggaaGAAACACAG GAAGAAGAGGCAGAGTAG
- the sh3bgr gene encoding SH3 domain-binding glutamic acid-rich protein isoform X9, whose product MVIKVFLATSSGSTAIKKKQQDVVGFLEALKVDYTELDIAGNEDNRMWMRQNVPEEKKPANGIPLPPQIFNEESYCGDYETFFNAKEDNSVYAFLGLPPPPGSKEAQQADKVHIVENGNHAKDMNAEGNQDDSTEVPVEERNGNAHGEEEQAEAADDAEEVAEEEIADDEAKEGDEAPAEEEEEEKTVEQAHGDEVEEEEEEEEVEEEEEQEEEEGEVQEEEEEEEEAEEEELEETQEEEAE is encoded by the exons ATGGTGATCAAAGTGTTCCTCGCGACTTCGTCGGGCTCCACCGCG ATCAAGAAGAAGCAACAAGATGTGGTTGGCTTCCTGGAGGCTCTTAAAGTGGACTACACTGAGTTGGACATCGCCGGCAATGAGGATAACCGCATGTGGATGAGGCAGAACGTTCCAGAGGAGAAGAAGCCTGCCAACGGCATCCCACTGCCCCCTCAGATCTTCAATGAGGAGAGCTACTGTGGG GACTACGAGACATTCTTCAATGCCAAGGAGGATAACTCAGTGTATGCTTTCCTGgggctgcctcctcctcctggctCAAAG GAAGCACAACAGGCTGATAAGGTGCACATTGTGGAGAACGGGAACCATGCCAAGGATATGAATGCAGAGGGAAACCAAGATGACTCGACA GAGGTTCCAGTGGAGGAGCGCAATGGGAATGCACacggagaggaggagcaggcagAGGCAGCAGATGATGCTGAGGAGGTAGCGGAAGAAGAAATTGCAGATGATGAAGCCAAAGAAGGAGATGAGGCTcctgcagaagaggaggaggaggagaagacagtGGAA CAGGCCCATGGAGAtgaggtagaggaggaggaggaggaggaggaggtggaggaagaggaagaacag gaagaagaagagggtgaaGTACAAGAG gaagaagaagaagaagaagaagcagaagaagaagagttggaaGAAACACAG GAAGAAGAGGCAGAGTAG
- the sh3bgr gene encoding SH3 domain-binding glutamic acid-rich protein isoform X15, whose translation MVIKVFLATSSGSTAIKKKQQDVVGFLEALKVDYTELDIAGNEDNRMWMRQNVPEEKKPANGIPLPPQIFNEESYCGDYETFFNAKEDNSVYAFLGLPPPPGSKEAQQADKVHIVENGNHAKDMNAEGNQDDSTEVPVEERNGNAHGEEEQAEAADDAEEVAEEEIADDEAKEGDEAPAEEEEEEKTVEQAHGDEVEEEEEEEEVEEEEEQEEEEGEVQEEEEAE comes from the exons ATGGTGATCAAAGTGTTCCTCGCGACTTCGTCGGGCTCCACCGCG ATCAAGAAGAAGCAACAAGATGTGGTTGGCTTCCTGGAGGCTCTTAAAGTGGACTACACTGAGTTGGACATCGCCGGCAATGAGGATAACCGCATGTGGATGAGGCAGAACGTTCCAGAGGAGAAGAAGCCTGCCAACGGCATCCCACTGCCCCCTCAGATCTTCAATGAGGAGAGCTACTGTGGG GACTACGAGACATTCTTCAATGCCAAGGAGGATAACTCAGTGTATGCTTTCCTGgggctgcctcctcctcctggctCAAAG GAAGCACAACAGGCTGATAAGGTGCACATTGTGGAGAACGGGAACCATGCCAAGGATATGAATGCAGAGGGAAACCAAGATGACTCGACA GAGGTTCCAGTGGAGGAGCGCAATGGGAATGCACacggagaggaggagcaggcagAGGCAGCAGATGATGCTGAGGAGGTAGCGGAAGAAGAAATTGCAGATGATGAAGCCAAAGAAGGAGATGAGGCTcctgcagaagaggaggaggaggagaagacagtGGAA CAGGCCCATGGAGAtgaggtagaggaggaggaggaggaggaggaggtggaggaagaggaagaacag gaagaagaagagggtgaaGTACAAGAG GAAGAAGAGGCAGAGTAG
- the sh3bgr gene encoding SH3 domain-binding glutamic acid-rich protein isoform X21: MVIKVFLATSSGSTAIKKKQQDVVGFLEALKVDYTELDIAGNEDNRMWMRQNVPEEKKPANGIPLPPQIFNEESYCGDYETFFNAKEDNSVYAFLGLPPPPGSKQAHGDEVEEEEEEEEVEEEEEQEEEAE; this comes from the exons ATGGTGATCAAAGTGTTCCTCGCGACTTCGTCGGGCTCCACCGCG ATCAAGAAGAAGCAACAAGATGTGGTTGGCTTCCTGGAGGCTCTTAAAGTGGACTACACTGAGTTGGACATCGCCGGCAATGAGGATAACCGCATGTGGATGAGGCAGAACGTTCCAGAGGAGAAGAAGCCTGCCAACGGCATCCCACTGCCCCCTCAGATCTTCAATGAGGAGAGCTACTGTGGG GACTACGAGACATTCTTCAATGCCAAGGAGGATAACTCAGTGTATGCTTTCCTGgggctgcctcctcctcctggctCAAAG CAGGCCCATGGAGAtgaggtagaggaggaggaggaggaggaggaggtggaggaagaggaagaacag GAAGAAGAGGCAGAGTAG